A region of Halococcus sediminicola DNA encodes the following proteins:
- a CDS encoding iron chaperone, which translates to MPSNDESSKPKDVDSYIANSAREARPTLEEFREIIKSTVPEAEEGIKYNIPFYEFHGTHVGFTAFKNHATVGIGADALQSEDRKMLEEKGYKTGKETIQIKYDQAVPTTEIQQLLEAKAEEAKKAQ; encoded by the coding sequence ATGCCAAGTAACGATGAATCATCAAAACCAAAGGACGTTGATTCGTACATCGCTAATTCCGCGAGGGAGGCCCGTCCGACACTTGAAGAATTCCGCGAAATAATCAAATCGACTGTTCCAGAGGCAGAGGAAGGAATAAAATACAACATTCCGTTCTATGAATTTCACGGAACTCACGTTGGGTTTACCGCATTCAAGAACCACGCTACCGTTGGCATTGGTGCAGACGCACTTCAGAGTGAAGACCGCAAAATGCTCGAAGAGAAAGGCTACAAAACCGGAAAAGAGACCATCCAAATCAAATACGACCAAGCGGTGCCGACCACGGAGATACAGCAACTTCTGGAAGCGAAAGCAGAAGAGGCCAAAAAGGCGCAGTAA